The Camelus dromedarius isolate mCamDro1 chromosome 8, mCamDro1.pat, whole genome shotgun sequence genome includes a window with the following:
- the CDK1 gene encoding cyclin-dependent kinase 1 — MEDYTKIEKIGEGTYGVVYKGRHKTTGQVVAMKKIRLESEEEGVPSTAIREISLLKELRHPNIVSLQDVLMQDSRLYLIFEFLSMDLKKYLDSIPPGQFMDSSLVKSYLYQILQGIVFCHSRRVLHRDLKPQNLLIDDKGTIKLADFGLARAFGIPIRVYTHEVVTLWYRSPEVLLGSARYSTPVDIWSIGTIFAELATKKPLFHGDSEIDQLFRIFRALGTPNNEVWPEVESLQDYKNTFPKWKPGSLASHVKNLDENGLDLLSKMLVYDPAKRISGKMALNHPYFNDLDNHIKKM; from the exons ATGGAAGACTAtaccaaaatagagaaaattggaGAAG GTACCTATGGAGTTGTGTATAAGGGTAGACACAAAACTACAGGTCAAGTGGTAGCCATGAAGAAAATCAGACTAGAAAGTGAAGAGGAAGGGGTTCCTAGTACTGCCATTCGGGAAATATCTCTATTAAAAGAACTTCGTCATCCAAATATAGTCAG TCTACAAGATGTGCTTATGCAGGATTCCAGGTTATATCTCATCTTTGAATTCCTTTCCATGGATCTCAAGAAATATTTGGACTCTATCCCTCCTGGTCAGTTCATGGATTCTTCACTTGTTAAG aGTTATTTGTACCAAATCCTACAAGGGATTGTATTTTGTCACTCTAGAAGAGTTCTACACAGAGACTTAAAACCTCAAAATCTATTGATTGATGATAAAGGAACAATTAAACTGGCAGATTTTGGCCTTGCCAGAGCTTTTGGAATACCTATTAGAGTATATACACATGAG GTGGTAACACTCTGGTATAGATCTCCAGAAGTATTGCTGGGGTCAGCTCGCTACTCAACACCAGTTGACATTTGGAGCATAGGTACCATATTTGCTGAATTAGCAACTAAGAAACCACTTTTCCATGGGGATTCAGAAATTGATCAACTCTTCAGAATTTTCAG AGCTTTGGGCACTCCCAATAACGAAGTGTGGCCAGAAGTGGAATCATTACAGGACTATAAGAATACATTTCCCAAATGGAAACCAGGAAGTCTAGCATCCCATGTCAAAAACTTGGATGAAAATGGATTGGATCTGCTCTCG aaAATGTTAGTCTATGATCCTGCCAAACGAATTTCTGGCAAAATGGCACTGAATCATCCATATTTTAATGATTTGGACAATCACATTAAGAAGATGTAG